A single region of the Leishmania donovani BPK282A1 complete genome, chromosome 19 genome encodes:
- a CDS encoding U3 snoRNA-associated protein UTP11, putative, protein MMRQHPAVRGRIRVLEKTVMPEEILMSGGHQMKSAAQKRKERREVQEKMRRSGADATPETRAAFVERLRAKKELKQYQFTDLLEEVKRENEATASSSKGTPGDDDEHEEAAAQDEVTRLLEWRREQERQAAIATARHVREVEQRIQRSKSLSALAKRIRKQSQGIKRQMEQRRESRFKPGATRRAR, encoded by the coding sequence ATGATGCGGCAGCACCCGGCGGTGCGCGGTCGCATCCGCGTCCTGGAGAAGACGGTGATGCCGGAGGAGATTCTCATGAGTGGCGGGCACCAGATGAAATCCGCCGCGCAGAAACGCAAGGAGCGGCGCGAGGTGCAGGAGAAgatgcgccgcagcggtgccgacgcCACCCCCGAGACACGAGCCGCTTTTGtggagcgcctgcgcgccaaGAAAGAGCTGAAGCAGTACCAGTTTACCGATCTACTGGAAGAGGTGAAGCGCGAGAACGAGGCGACCGCCTCCTCATCCAAGGGCACCCCaggcgatgacgacgagcatgaggaggcggcagcgcaggacGAGGTCACGCGGCTGCTTGAGTGGCGCCGTGAACAGGAGCGTCAGGCGGCGAtagcgacggcgcggcacgTGCGCGAGGTCGAGCAGCGCATACAGCGAAGCAAGAGTCTCTCTGCCTTGGCAAAGAGGATCCGCAAGCAGTCGCAAGGCATCAAGCGGCAAATGGAGCAGAGGCGGGAGAGCCGCTTCAAGCCcggcgcgacgcggcgcgcacgGTAA
- a CDS encoding kinesin, putative: MNRSMSARSLHDNTPLSISSARRTARRRSSFSARSVSASTSTHATPIRDRPPVAQSDRRPRNGCSTSMAEYPMPTTQTQSNAMKVYIRVRPFSEREIAQKVAPHSTVRIDAQNPTQLTILDPSRGFRPLTTHPFTRCFWSVFAKGEGELLSKVDTYLTGGMNSARRSRAQSLVTGQPVVNSVRRGTRTGVDSDATSSTTAAYDGAGSAPVMVDANVSHPPYAGQDQVYMHVGKPIVGNTLDGYNGCVFAYGQ; the protein is encoded by the coding sequence ATGAACAGATCCATGTCCGCCCGCTCGCTACACGACAACACGCCGCTTAGTATTTCGTCGGCGCGGCGAACCGCTCGGCGCCGAAGCTCTTTTTCAGCTCGCTCTGTGTCCGCATCAACCTCCACGCACGCCACACCGATCCGTGACCGCCCCCCAGTTGCGCAGAGCGATCGTCGTCCTCGAAAtggctgcagcaccagcatGGCCGAGTACCCGATGCCGACGACGCAGACACAGTCCAACGCCATGAAGGTGTACATCCGTGTCCGCCCCTTCAGTGAGCGTGAAATCGCACAAAAGGTGGCGCCGCACAGCACCGTGCGCATCGACGCACAGAACCCCACGCAGCTCACAATCCTCGATCCATCTCGCGGCTTTCGTCCGCTCACCACGCACCCGTTTACGCGATGCTTTTGGTCCGTCTTTGCGAAGGGCGAGGGGGAGCTGCTGAGCAAGGTGGACACGTACTTGACGGGCGGCATGAACTccgctcgccgctctcgcgcGCAGTCGCTGGTAACGGGGCAGCCGGTGGTGAATTCCGTCCGACGCGGCACCCGCACAGGGGTCGACAGTGACGcaacctcctccaccactGCGGCctacgacggcgccggctccGCGCCAGTGATGGTTGACGCCAATGTGAGCCACCCTCCGTACGCGGGGCAGGACCAAGTGTACATGCACGTCGGCAAGCCCATCGTGGGCAACACCCTCGACGGATACAACGGGTGCGTGTTCGCCTACGGGCAG